One window from the genome of Sesamum indicum cultivar Zhongzhi No. 13 linkage group LG15, S_indicum_v1.0, whole genome shotgun sequence encodes:
- the LOC105178155 gene encoding 26S proteasome non-ATPase regulatory subunit 4 homolog isoform X2, with the protein MVLEATMICIDNSEWMRNGDYSPNRFQAQADAVNLICGAKTQSNPENTVGILTMAGKGVRVLVTPTSDLGKILACMHGLEIGGEMNLAAGIQVAQLALKHRQNKKQQQRIIVFAGSPVKYDKKVLELIGRKLKKNSVALDIVNFGEEDQEKSEKLEALLAAVNNNDSSHIVHVPPGPSALSDVLISTPIFTGDGEGGSGFAAAAAAAAAGGVSGFEFGVDPNLDPELALALRVSMEEERARQEAAAKKAAEEASKQEKGEQQSTSQDATMTDNVNADTSEPEKKTNDLMDDENALLQQALAMSMDDSSSTVAVRDTDMSDASADDHDLQLALQLSVQDGAADQSNQTDMNKLLADQSFVSSILASLPGVDPNDPHVKDLLASMQSQSENKEEDKAPKEEEKK; encoded by the exons ATGGTGCTCGAG GCGACAATGATCTGCATCGATAATTCGGAGTGGATGCGGAACGGAGATTACTCTCCCAATCGGTTCCAAGCTCAAGCCGACGCCGTTAACCTAATTTGTGGAGCTAAAACTCAA TCAAATCCCGAGAATACAGTTGGAATTTTAACAATGGCTGGGAAAGGGGTCCGTGTATTGGTCACTCCGACTAGTGATCTTGGCAAGATCTTGGCTTGCATGCACG GTTTAGAAATAGGCGGTGAAATGAACTTGGCTGCTGGGATCCAGGTTGCGCAGTTGGCTCTCAAACATCGCCAAAACAAGAAGCAGCAACAAAGGATAATTGTGTTTGCTGGAAG TCCTGTTAAATACGACAAAAAGGTGTTAGAGTTGATTggaagaaagttgaaaaagaaCAGTGTAGCTCTTGACATTGTAAACTTCGGTGAAGAAGATCAAGAAAAGAGTGAAAAGCTCGAAGCTTTGCTTGCTGCtgtaaataataatgacaGCAGTCATATCGTTCATGTTCCTCCGGGTCCAAGTGCTCTTTCTGATGTGCTTAtcag TACTCCCATCTTTACTGGTGATGGAGAAGGGGGGAGTGGTTTTGCAGCAGCCGCAGCTGCTGCTGCAGCTGGTGGAGTATCTGGATTTGAATTTGGTGTAGATCCAAACTTGGATCCCGAACTTGCTCTTGCACTTCGAGTATCAATGGAAGAGGAGAGGGCAAGACAAGAAGCAGCTGCCAAAAAAGCTGCAGAAGAAGcttcaaaacaagaaaaaggagaacaacAATCCACTTCACAAGATGCTACCATGACCGACAATGTGAATGCTGATACTTCTGAACCTGAAAAGAAGACAAATGATCTGATG GATGATGAGAATGCATTGTTACAGCAGGCCCTGGCAATGTCCATGGATGATTCTTCCTCCACAGTTGCTGTGCGAGACACTGACATGTCAGATGCATCTGCTGATGATCATGATCTGCAACTTG CGCTTCAATTGTCCGTGCAAGATGGTGCAGCAGATCAATCGAACCAGACAGACATGAATAAGCTATTGGCAGATCAATCCTTTGTGTCTTCCATCCTTGCTTCA CTTCCAGGAGTTGATCCAAATGACCCCCATGTCAAAGATTTGCTTGCCTCCATGCAGAGTCAGTCTGAG AACAAGGAAGAAGACAAGGCAccaaaagaggaagaaaagaagTGA
- the LOC105178155 gene encoding 26S proteasome non-ATPase regulatory subunit 4 homolog isoform X1 has protein sequence MVLEATMICIDNSEWMRNGDYSPNRFQAQADAVNLICGAKTQSNPENTVGILTMAGKGVRVLVTPTSDLGKILACMHGLEIGGEMNLAAGIQVAQLALKHRQNKKQQQRIIVFAGSPVKYDKKVLELIGRKLKKNSVALDIVNFGEEDQEKSEKLEALLAAVNNNDSSHIVHVPPGPSALSDVLISTPIFTGDGEGGSGFAAAAAAAAAGGVSGFEFGVDPNLDPELALALRVSMEEERARQEAAAKKAAEEASKQEKGEQQSTSQDATMTDNVNADTSEPEKKTNDLMDDENALLQQALAMSMDDSSSTVAVRDTDMSDASADDHDLQLALQLSVQDGAADQSNQTDMNKLLADQSFVSSILASLPGVDPNDPHVKDLLASMQSQSEQNKEEDKAPKEEEKK, from the exons ATGGTGCTCGAG GCGACAATGATCTGCATCGATAATTCGGAGTGGATGCGGAACGGAGATTACTCTCCCAATCGGTTCCAAGCTCAAGCCGACGCCGTTAACCTAATTTGTGGAGCTAAAACTCAA TCAAATCCCGAGAATACAGTTGGAATTTTAACAATGGCTGGGAAAGGGGTCCGTGTATTGGTCACTCCGACTAGTGATCTTGGCAAGATCTTGGCTTGCATGCACG GTTTAGAAATAGGCGGTGAAATGAACTTGGCTGCTGGGATCCAGGTTGCGCAGTTGGCTCTCAAACATCGCCAAAACAAGAAGCAGCAACAAAGGATAATTGTGTTTGCTGGAAG TCCTGTTAAATACGACAAAAAGGTGTTAGAGTTGATTggaagaaagttgaaaaagaaCAGTGTAGCTCTTGACATTGTAAACTTCGGTGAAGAAGATCAAGAAAAGAGTGAAAAGCTCGAAGCTTTGCTTGCTGCtgtaaataataatgacaGCAGTCATATCGTTCATGTTCCTCCGGGTCCAAGTGCTCTTTCTGATGTGCTTAtcag TACTCCCATCTTTACTGGTGATGGAGAAGGGGGGAGTGGTTTTGCAGCAGCCGCAGCTGCTGCTGCAGCTGGTGGAGTATCTGGATTTGAATTTGGTGTAGATCCAAACTTGGATCCCGAACTTGCTCTTGCACTTCGAGTATCAATGGAAGAGGAGAGGGCAAGACAAGAAGCAGCTGCCAAAAAAGCTGCAGAAGAAGcttcaaaacaagaaaaaggagaacaacAATCCACTTCACAAGATGCTACCATGACCGACAATGTGAATGCTGATACTTCTGAACCTGAAAAGAAGACAAATGATCTGATG GATGATGAGAATGCATTGTTACAGCAGGCCCTGGCAATGTCCATGGATGATTCTTCCTCCACAGTTGCTGTGCGAGACACTGACATGTCAGATGCATCTGCTGATGATCATGATCTGCAACTTG CGCTTCAATTGTCCGTGCAAGATGGTGCAGCAGATCAATCGAACCAGACAGACATGAATAAGCTATTGGCAGATCAATCCTTTGTGTCTTCCATCCTTGCTTCA CTTCCAGGAGTTGATCCAAATGACCCCCATGTCAAAGATTTGCTTGCCTCCATGCAGAGTCAGTCTGAG CAGAACAAGGAAGAAGACAAGGCAccaaaagaggaagaaaagaagTGA
- the LOC105178154 gene encoding chaperonin CPN60, mitochondrial, with protein METPSSTRRVTRSQTLAASANNSNLLLSRKVEESEKVLAKSRQRSAKKQQQDRSALIDITNDSPIVGLAMGNLETPSSAMSKKRTGSQGQFARTPGSGEALLRGQVKTLLQRVEEEAELSKITLENRPLFNLQGLVNSPINLVAPTPANTPQVLNLSANADGLPSVTPSPVTEKFLIPQMFDEKKQEGVESENLITRSLLLDFSEKSDSSECSSVVTYQGVVYGDTESSKEKPSTDDDDSSIWSIQVNASSTMDDDEEEQEGENCPEEDCDDDYYQYEEEEGHEFGEDNDDLLDELCEGISKISVKEGPKFEGKHIRFVYNSDDEIQDEEQVCVGDECESPSLDASSPSRGVLRLKGLPTPKGKHLRFPQESETMER; from the exons ATGGAAACCCCGTCATCCACAAGAAGAGTAACAAGATCACAGACCTTGGCTGCTTCTGCCAACAACAGCAACTTACTCCTCTCAA GGAAAGTTGAGGAATCTGAAAAGGTTTTGGCGAAATCAAGGCAGAGGAGTGCTAAGAAGCAGCAACAAGACCGATCGGCCCTCATCGATATTACGAATGATTCGCCGATTGTTGGGCTTGCAATGGGAAATCTTGAGACCCCATCATCGGCAATGTCCAAGAAGAGAACGGGCAGTCAAGGGCAGTTCGCTCGTACTCCGGGTTCCGGCGAGGCCCTTTTGAGGGGTCAAGTGAAGACCCTTTTGCAGAGAGTTGAAGAAGAGGCTGAACTATCGAAAATTACGCTCGAAAATAGGCCACTCTTCAACCTTCAAGGCCTTGTCAACTCTCCAATCAACCTTGTTGCCCCAACTCCTGCAAACACACCCCAAGTCTTGAACCTCTCTGCTAATGCTGATGGTTTGCCTTCTGTCACTCCCTCCCCAGTCACTGAGAAGTTTCTGATCCCACAG atgtttgatgaaaagaaacaagaggGAGTTGAGTCTGAGAATCTGATCACAAGGTCTCTGTTGCTGGATTTCTCTGAGAAGTCTGATTCATCTGAGTGCTCTTCTGTGGTGACTTATCAAGGAGTAGTCTACGGAGACACAGAGAGTAGCAAAGAGAAACCCTCTACTGATGACGATGACTCGTCGATTTGGTCTATTCAGGTGAATGCAAGCAGCACTATGGATGACGacgaagaagaacaagaagggGAGAATTGTCCCGAGGAAGATTGTGATGATGATTATTATCaatatgaagaagaagaagggcaTGAATTTGGTGAAGATAATGATGACCTGCTTGATGAGCTCTGTGAAGGAATCAGCAAGATTAGTGTGAAGGAGGGGCCAAAGTTTGAGGGGAAGCACATTCGGTTCGTTTACAATAGCGACGATGAGATTCAAGACGAGGAGCAAGTGTGTGTTGGTGATGAATGTGAATCTCCATCATTGGATGCTTCTTCACCTAGTCGTGGGGTGCTGCGTTTAAAAGGCTTGCCAACGCCTAAAGGGAAGCATCTCCGGTTTCCTCAGGAATCGGAGACGATGGAGAGATGA